The following coding sequences are from one Dermacentor silvarum isolate Dsil-2018 chromosome 4, BIME_Dsil_1.4, whole genome shotgun sequence window:
- the LOC119450328 gene encoding probable serine/threonine-protein kinase yakA encodes MISHASMEGDRPLNGDLPSFVPVETILKEDVSPITVETDKSGSLMMNLETRELFLSNDAASPQQQQQQQQQQQQSQQQQQQQQQQQQQQQQQQQQQQQFALSAVIEKTSNLPKDIDLAAKQWDCNLCSPLLKKALQRERLQAMRQNPSYREMERLRQRSMMQLKRQDPGFRALERERQRARMQLRRQDPGFRAMERERQRRRMRLKRRDPAFREREREQQKTRLLVKRSGDKLPVALDVSSSSSSTAASTAAITQASSSQLALPAPPHQQTSGHTLQSHVPSHHPSSSSHPQSQQSTSQQHGKGAGALSNCLVPHDMPKRDATALYGHLQRIVGYHNLLQARPPHPEDPSSSFKSPYFGGEPSSSLMGRRMGGPQGHHGGGGGNSSKGGHPSGGGGRQKGFLDGGPCHPLGEMFAASYPTMRDQGLAAAAGAQPCGALDGPPLLHAATSAEGGGGRGSSSHPAALLGSGGADLLPSVPDCPECLEAQRQRSQCGLCQGQDQQIAGRPSGRRQRSSRQSTERFRCTVCSKEFGMKHHLKEHYKSHGDRNLCCPHCDYRTCYGYALRRHVIIRHDRPAARQAQVIQQLTVQ; translated from the exons ATGATCTCCCACGCTAGCATGGAAGGCGACAGGCCTCTGAATG GTGATCTTCCGAGCTTCGTGCCGGTGGAGACGATTCTTAAGGAAGATGTTTCTCCGATCACCGTCGAAACAGACAAGTCAGGCTCGCTGATGATGAACCTGGAGACGCGCGAGCTGTTCCTCAGCAACGATGCTGCGtcgccacagcagcagcagcagcagcaacaacaacaacaacagtcgcagcaacaacaacaacagcagcagcagcagcagcagcagcaacaacaacaacaacagcagcagcagcagtttgCGCTTTCCGCTGTGATTGAAAAGACCTCAAACCTGCCCAAGGATATAGACCTCGCAGCCAAGCAGTGGGACTGCAACCTTTGCAG CCCGCTGCTGAAGAAAGCGCTGCAGCGCGAACGGTTGCAGGCAATGCGCCAAAACCCGTCGTACCGGGAAATGGAGCGGCTGCGGCAGCGCAGCATGATGCAGCTCAAGCGGCAGGACCCTGGCTTCCGCGCCCTGGAACGGGAGCGGCAGCGGGCACGTATGCAGTTGCGCCGGCAGGACCCAGGTTTCAG GGCCATGGAACGAGAGCGGCAGCGCAGGCGAATGAGGCTCAAGCGACGAGATCCAGCATTCCGGGAGCGAGAACGAGAGCAGCAGAAGACGCGTCTCCTAGTGAAGCGCTCCGGCGACAAACTACCGGTGGCCCTGGATGTGTCGTCGTCCTCGTCCTCCACGGCGGCTTCAACGGCAGCCATCACGCAGGCCTCCTCTTCTCAGCTGGCACTGCCTGCGCCACCTCACCAGCAGACCTCTGGGCACACTCTTCAGTCGCACGTCCCCTCCCACCACCCATCTTCGTCGTCACATCCACAGTCACAGCAGTCAACTTCTCAACAGCACGGGAAAGGAGCCGGTGCCCTCAGCAATTGCCTGGTGCCTCACGACATGCCAAAGCGAGATGCCACGGCTCTGTACGGTCATCTACAGCGCATTGTTGGCTACCACAACCTGCTGCAG GCACGCCCTCCACACCCTGAAGACCCCAGCTCATCCTTCAAGAGTCCCTACTTTGGTGGAGAGCCGAGCAGCAGCTTGATGGGCCGCCGCATGGGGGGTCCCCAGGGCCACCACGGAGGTGGTGGGGGCAACAGCAGCAAGGGGGGGCACCCCTCTGGTGGGGGAGGCCGTCAGAAGGGTTTCCTGGATGGGGGACCCTGCCACCCTTTGGGTGAGATGTTTGCTGCCTCGTACCCGACCATGCGGGACCAGGGCCTCGCAGCTGCCGCAGGTGCGCAGCCCTGCGGTGCCCTGGATGGGCCTCCATTGCTGCATGCTGCCA cgagtGCCGAGGGTGGTGGTGGCCGCGGTAGCAGCAGCCACCCAGCAGCGCTGTTGGGGAGTGGGGGTGCAGACCTGCTGCCCTCAGTGCCTGACTGCCCCGAGTGTCTTGAGGCCCAGCGGCAGCGGTCGCAGTGTGGCCTCTGCCAGGGGCAGGACCAGCAGATAGCAGGGCGCCCCTCGGGCCGGCGGCAGCGCTCGTCCCGCCAGTCCACTGAACGCTTCCGCTGCACCGTCTGCTCCAAAGAGTTTGGCATGAAGCACCACCTCAAGGAGCACTACAAATCCCACGGTGACCGCAACCTGTGCTGTCCGCACTGCGACTACCGCACATGCTATGGCTACGCACTGCGCCGGCACGTCATCATCCGCCACGACCGGCCTGCGGCACGTCAGGCACAAGTCATCCAGCAGCTGACTGTGCAGTGA